A DNA window from Phycisphaerales bacterium contains the following coding sequences:
- a CDS encoding NAD-dependent deacylase gives MADSQFHPEFLAALRDAKHIAILTGAGVSAESGVPTFRDALTGLWAKFDPMQLATPEAFSRDPATVTRWYDERRLNVLKCAPNPAHLALAQWQRSCAAAGRTFTLITQNVDRLHQAAGSTDVIEIHGSLIEWRCLITQRVHEFREGPFPQYPPRSEAGGLLRPNVVWFGEALPEEAARAAEHAAGFCDVFISIGTSAVVYPAAGYLHLAKSSGAITAEINRDPTPATDVVDYAMRGQAGTILPALLQALQT, from the coding sequence GTGGCCGATTCGCAGTTCCATCCTGAGTTTCTCGCCGCTCTGCGCGACGCGAAGCACATCGCCATCCTCACCGGCGCCGGCGTCTCAGCCGAGAGCGGCGTGCCGACTTTTCGCGATGCGCTCACCGGCCTGTGGGCGAAGTTCGACCCGATGCAGCTCGCCACGCCCGAGGCCTTCTCGCGCGACCCGGCGACCGTCACGCGCTGGTACGACGAGCGGCGACTGAACGTACTCAAGTGCGCGCCGAACCCGGCGCATCTTGCGCTGGCGCAGTGGCAGCGATCATGCGCCGCGGCCGGCCGAACCTTCACGCTCATCACGCAGAACGTCGATCGGCTCCACCAGGCGGCGGGAAGCACCGACGTCATCGAAATCCACGGCTCGCTCATCGAGTGGCGCTGTCTCATCACTCAGCGGGTGCATGAGTTTCGAGAAGGGCCCTTCCCGCAGTATCCGCCGCGCTCCGAGGCCGGGGGGCTGCTGCGACCCAACGTCGTGTGGTTTGGTGAGGCGCTGCCCGAGGAGGCTGCCCGCGCCGCGGAGCACGCCGCCGGCTTCTGCGATGTCTTCATCTCGATCGGCACCAGCGCCGTCGTCTACCCCGCCGCCGGCTACCTCCACCTCGCCAAGTCGTCGGGCGCCATCACCGCCGAGATCAATCGCGATCCCACGCCGGCAACCGACGTGGTGGATTACGCCATGCGGGGGCAGGCGGGAACGATTCTCCCGGCGTTGCTGCAGGCTCTGCAGACCTGA
- the arsM gene encoding arsenite methyltransferase has protein sequence MSTREAEIREHVSQAYTRAVTTPGGGCCGGMKPEQKGVAVKCAGYGEDLADLPADAVENSFGCGNPLAFSEVRVGDTVIDLGSGAGIDLLIAAKKTGPTGRVIGIDMTDAMIARANANIADAGVSDYVEVRKGLIENLPVDSGTVDWVISNCVINLSPEKDKVFAEIARVLKPGGRMLVSDIVVDSLPEELRRNQALYNSCVAGAISEKDYLAGLRKAGLTDVEVRKRHVYDDCQLEALIESEIVEPSERKSGCGCGCAAPVDVDVAQMATRAAGKVASISVYARKA, from the coding sequence ATGAGTACCCGAGAAGCCGAAATCCGCGAGCACGTTTCGCAGGCCTACACCAGGGCCGTCACCACGCCTGGCGGCGGTTGCTGCGGCGGAATGAAACCCGAGCAGAAAGGCGTCGCGGTCAAGTGCGCCGGCTATGGCGAAGACCTCGCCGACCTGCCCGCCGACGCCGTCGAGAATTCCTTCGGATGCGGCAACCCGCTGGCCTTTAGCGAGGTTCGCGTCGGCGACACCGTCATCGATCTGGGCAGCGGCGCGGGCATCGACCTGCTCATCGCCGCGAAGAAGACCGGGCCCACCGGCCGCGTCATCGGCATCGACATGACCGACGCGATGATCGCTCGCGCCAACGCCAACATCGCCGACGCCGGCGTAAGCGACTACGTCGAGGTCCGCAAGGGTCTCATCGAGAACCTGCCCGTGGACAGCGGCACGGTGGACTGGGTCATCTCCAACTGCGTCATCAATCTCTCGCCCGAGAAGGACAAGGTGTTCGCCGAGATCGCCCGCGTTCTCAAGCCCGGCGGCCGCATGCTGGTGTCCGACATCGTCGTCGACAGCCTGCCCGAAGAACTCCGGCGTAACCAGGCACTGTACAACTCCTGCGTCGCCGGCGCGATCAGCGAGAAGGACTATCTCGCCGGCCTGCGCAAGGCCGGACTCACCGACGTCGAGGTCAGGAAGCGCCACGTCTACGACGACTGCCAGCTTGAAGCCCTCATCGAAAGCGAGATCGTTGAACCGAGCGAGCGCAAGAGCGGCTGTGGATGTGGCTGCGCAGCTCCAGTGGATGTCGATGTCGCCCAGATGGCCACCCGCGCCGCCGGCAAGGTCGCCAGCATCAGTGTGTACGCCCGCAAGGCCTGA
- the bioA gene encoding adenosylmethionine--8-amino-7-oxononanoate transaminase has translation MNAESSQQRTARLAQLDHAHVWHPFTPMRQWRQAEPIIIDAAEGDELIDTEGRRYIDGVSSLWCNMHGHRVPEIDAAIRAQLDRVAHSTMLGLASTPSIELAARLVHAAQRLNEARRRSDLPDRAPLNKVFYSDAGATATELAIKMAVGRQHHTGHPGRKTIIAFSGAYHGDTVGAMSVGYSETFHRPFSSLTFSTVFAPAPDVTNAPEARDIDWPWHDESLRQEVRDRCLNQLDAILDAHAGSIAAVMIEPLVQGAAGIVTHPPGFLAGVARRCEQRGIPLIADEVAVGFCRTGTLFACEHEGVVPDILCLAKGISGGYLPLAATLCTDEIEQAFCGEPWEHKTLYHGHTYTGNPLGCAAALANLDLIEQRDTCANVQRNAASMSRSLALLRDHPHVGDVRQCGVMVGIDLVASRRPRVPLNPRARTGHAVCAAARPRGLIIRPLGDTIILNPMPGMKADTLERMMRIVIDTIGDFDFAASAD, from the coding sequence ATGAATGCTGAATCATCCCAGCAGCGAACCGCGCGCCTCGCCCAACTCGACCACGCCCACGTCTGGCATCCCTTCACGCCGATGCGGCAGTGGCGCCAGGCCGAGCCGATCATCATCGACGCGGCCGAGGGCGATGAACTCATTGACACCGAGGGTCGTCGCTACATCGACGGCGTGAGTTCGCTCTGGTGCAACATGCACGGCCACCGCGTGCCCGAGATCGACGCCGCCATCCGCGCCCAACTTGATCGCGTGGCGCACAGCACGATGCTGGGGCTTGCTTCGACGCCGTCCATCGAACTGGCCGCGCGCCTCGTCCACGCGGCTCAGCGTCTCAATGAGGCGCGGCGCCGGAGCGATCTTCCCGATCGCGCGCCGCTCAATAAGGTCTTCTACTCCGACGCCGGCGCGACCGCAACGGAACTGGCCATCAAAATGGCCGTGGGACGCCAGCACCACACCGGCCACCCGGGCCGCAAGACCATCATCGCCTTCAGCGGCGCGTACCACGGCGACACGGTCGGCGCCATGAGCGTGGGCTACAGCGAAACCTTTCACCGGCCGTTCTCATCGCTTACGTTCAGCACCGTCTTCGCGCCGGCGCCGGATGTGACCAACGCCCCCGAGGCAAGAGACATCGACTGGCCATGGCACGACGAGTCGCTTCGCCAGGAGGTGCGCGACCGCTGCCTGAATCAACTCGACGCCATTCTCGATGCGCACGCGGGCTCGATCGCCGCCGTGATGATTGAGCCGCTCGTGCAGGGCGCTGCAGGGATCGTCACTCATCCGCCCGGATTTCTTGCCGGCGTGGCCCGTCGCTGCGAGCAGCGCGGCATCCCGCTGATTGCCGATGAAGTCGCCGTAGGCTTCTGCCGCACCGGCACGCTCTTTGCCTGCGAGCACGAGGGCGTCGTTCCCGACATTCTCTGCCTGGCCAAGGGCATAAGCGGCGGCTACCTGCCGCTGGCCGCGACGTTGTGCACCGATGAAATCGAGCAGGCGTTCTGCGGCGAGCCGTGGGAGCACAAGACGCTCTACCACGGACACACGTACACCGGCAATCCGCTCGGCTGCGCTGCGGCGCTGGCCAATCTCGATCTCATCGAGCAGCGCGACACCTGCGCCAACGTGCAGCGCAACGCAGCAAGCATGAGCCGGTCCCTGGCGCTGCTGCGCGATCATCCCCACGTCGGCGACGTGCGGCAGTGCGGCGTGATGGTCGGCATCGATCTCGTCGCTTCGCGCAGGCCGCGCGTGCCGCTGAACCCGCGCGCCCGCACCGGACACGCCGTCTGCGCCGCCGCCCGGCCGCGCGGGCTGATCATCCGGCCGCTGGGCGACACGATCATTCTCAACCCCATGCCGGGCATGAAGGCCGATACACTTGAGAGGATGATGCGGATCGTCATCGACACCATCGGCGATTTCGATTTTGCCGCTTCGGCGGACTGA
- a CDS encoding transposase: MEKRRHRKRYEHGGDARYLTFSCFRRLPLFGNDRIKDAFAEHLEIRRQRDGFRLIAWVIMPEHVHLLLVPAPTQELPPVLRGLKEPFARMMLKTWRELNAPILSRLVDSRGLTRFWQRGGGYDRNIVSEHELLEKTEYIHNNPMRRSLVEKATAWPWLSARWYAGDRGGPVSIDPLRP; the protein is encoded by the coding sequence ATGGAGAAGCGGCGCCATCGCAAGCGATACGAGCACGGCGGTGATGCGCGATACCTTACGTTCTCGTGCTTTCGCAGACTCCCTCTGTTTGGCAATGACCGGATCAAAGATGCATTCGCGGAGCATCTCGAAATCCGGCGACAGCGCGATGGGTTCCGACTCATCGCGTGGGTCATCATGCCGGAACACGTTCATCTGCTGCTGGTCCCGGCGCCGACACAGGAGTTGCCGCCCGTACTGCGCGGCCTCAAGGAGCCATTCGCCAGGATGATGCTCAAAACCTGGCGCGAACTCAACGCGCCAATACTGTCGCGGCTGGTTGATTCGCGAGGATTGACACGATTCTGGCAGCGCGGTGGAGGCTATGACCGGAACATCGTGAGCGAGCACGAGTTGTTGGAAAAGACCGAGTACATTCACAACAACCCCATGCGCCGCAGCCTCGTGGAAAAGGCGACGGCTTGGCCATGGTTGTCGGCACGCTGGTACGCAGGAGACCGTGGCGGGCCAGTCTCAATTGATCCGCTGCGGCCATAG
- a CDS encoding N-acetylornithine carbamoyltransferase, whose product MRHFLTTADWSRDDLQRLLDEAKRLKADPIQPRLKDKTIALLFFNPSLRTRSSFEIGAFHLGAHAVVLEPGKGAWPIEFEEGVVMDKEPEEHIAEVARVLSRYCDAIGVRAFPKFIDWSIDRQDRVINQFARYATVPVINMETITHPCQEMALMLALQERFAGQCDGKKFVLTWTYHPKPLNTAVANSALIIAAKFGMDVTLLCPTPEYALDERYMTLARQYTSENGRSLTMTHDIEAAYKGADIVYAKSWGALPYFGKWEPEKPIRDKHKHFIVDEKKMALTNRGLFSHCLPVRRNVKVTDGVLNSPNCIAIEEAENRLHVQKAIMDELINRT is encoded by the coding sequence ATGCGACACTTTCTCACCACCGCCGACTGGTCCCGCGATGATCTCCAGCGCCTTCTCGACGAAGCCAAGCGCCTCAAGGCCGATCCGATTCAGCCGCGTCTGAAAGACAAGACCATCGCCCTGCTGTTCTTCAATCCCTCGCTGCGCACGCGGAGCAGTTTCGAGATCGGCGCATTCCACCTCGGCGCCCACGCCGTCGTTCTCGAGCCCGGCAAGGGCGCCTGGCCGATCGAGTTCGAAGAAGGCGTCGTGATGGACAAAGAGCCCGAAGAGCACATCGCCGAAGTCGCGCGCGTGCTCTCGCGCTATTGCGACGCCATCGGCGTGCGGGCGTTCCCCAAGTTCATCGACTGGTCGATCGACCGGCAGGACCGCGTCATCAACCAGTTCGCCCGCTACGCCACCGTGCCCGTCATCAACATGGAGACCATCACCCACCCCTGCCAGGAGATGGCGCTCATGCTCGCTCTGCAGGAGCGATTCGCCGGCCAGTGCGATGGCAAGAAGTTCGTGCTCACCTGGACCTACCACCCCAAGCCGCTCAACACCGCCGTCGCCAATTCGGCCCTGATCATCGCCGCCAAGTTCGGCATGGATGTGACCCTGCTCTGCCCCACGCCCGAGTACGCCCTCGACGAGCGCTACATGACGCTGGCCAGGCAGTACACGAGCGAGAACGGCCGCAGCCTCACCATGACCCACGACATCGAAGCGGCCTACAAGGGCGCCGACATCGTCTACGCCAAAAGCTGGGGCGCGCTGCCGTACTTTGGCAAGTGGGAGCCCGAGAAGCCGATCCGCGACAAGCACAAGCACTTCATCGTCGATGAAAAGAAGATGGCCCTGACCAACCGCGGCCTCTTCAGCCACTGCCTTCCCGTGCGCCGCAACGTCAAAGTCACCGACGGCGTACTCAATTCACCCAACTGCATCGCCATCGAAGAGGCGGAGAATCGCCTGCACGTGCAAAAGGCGATCATGGATGAACTCATCAACCGCACGTGA